In Chiroxiphia lanceolata isolate bChiLan1 chromosome 9, bChiLan1.pri, whole genome shotgun sequence, one DNA window encodes the following:
- the AKNAD1 gene encoding protein AKNAD1 isoform X1 yields the protein METTKKCKPSDWMKTQMNNSFSDALGCSTDVTEEEQHELLYVEITHKYNNNSYHLNDSICTEDISGILNLMCSEDNKYTTANYAAYPQPEEFFSQHRSTEGTMGVSTEMPGSEASFKKEFPVGSSSKPDSKEHLTTSKMSNVLLRHFCEGELLSTCQLIECEMIPESSFTDSIDDTGSEPEPSEHLRGPSLQEQWATTFEEYHLEKHKEVNSGGKNKNVLSENRPVSKKPCTGKCGCRQENSQLINDNEPTHTFQNMKDERGLFKKTVSPCKLQYGQGQTHCCLPDFYEVASEVKVPKRTDNINSVPTTGRAKPFPMLLSKSVTVNHTLENKNYFNSAEVDNKEEMSISEQLQQLKMLTQHADTRNHIDHLRFNPKILPQSDFPNASTAISSGDTGTAPGITLDAPIPVQSTHGLLKARLQSGTAASALSAAGMVEAQCPNPSNSLPEQTLGEKMSQILKDQTDQLTKKVEDFSKHMSQETSFLHDKYLALNQLKRYLDALERNYLTAREKHHNLQLQNFKDKSINIGEFDPDRRVEGGIFRLGMLLEDIQEQMDHSKHSLSSLLTSYESAYSSHSFCESSVVSSIADPPERRGTENPFLYKNHEGEKSPTTVIPQTNQLYLEGKNCCLCPHININIQERKTGTSPLFSQRKPTDLSDTNLSSDSEDISVYDSYNDSQSKDLVNCDTQNYKSLNMRLCGERKGLGCRCPRGSRDQVKLRNYKESVQSCALCRNKSPGSSSYSQKRISTKKAQKNKQPCELINRLCERESFEAAKTCCSSTCNKILVSHQYIPSKKFAQSKSAIRKANDSNANILSSTLDHAIQTANSLKKATERMVRAVSEDLAKVKRKPL from the exons ATGGAGACCACAAAGAAGTGCAAACCATCAGACTGGATGAAAACTCAAATGAATAATTCATTTTCAGATGCATTAGGCTGTAGCACGGATGTAACTGAAGAGGAACAACATGAATTACTTTATGTAGAAATAAcacataaatataataataattcttaTCATTTGAATGACAGTATTTGTACAGAAGATATTTCTGGTATTTTAAACCTAATGTGTTCTGAAGATAACAAATACACAACAGCAAATTATGCAGCTTATCCACAGCCTGAAGAATTCTTCAGTCAGCATAGAAGCACCGAAGGAACAATGGGAGTTTCAACTGAAATGCCTGGAAGTGAAGCTTCCTTTAAGAAGGAATTCCCTGTCGGTAGTTCCAGTAAACCAGACAGCAAAGAACATTTAACTACCTCAAAGATGTCCAATGTCCTCCTGCGTCATTTTTGTGAGGGAGAGTTACTGAGCACATGCCAGTTAATTGAATGTGAGATGATACCAGAGTCATCCTTCACTGACAGTATCGATGACACTGGGAGCGAACCTGAGCCTTCAGAACACCTCAGAGGCCCTTCACTGCAGGAACAGTGGGCAACTACCTTTGAAGAATATCACttagaaaagcacaaagaggTAAACTCTggtggtaaaaataaaaatgtgttaagTGAAAATAGACCTGTTTCAAAGAAACCTTGCACTGGTAAGTGTGGGTGCAGACAAGAAAATTCACAGCTGATTAATGACAATGAACCTACACACACCTTTCAAAACATGAAAGATGAGAGAGGCCTGTTTAAGAAAACAGTTTCACCTTGCAAGCTCCAATATGGCCAAGGTCAAACTCACTGTTGCCTTCCTGATTTCTATGAAGTTGCTTCAGAAGTAAAAGTACCAAAAAGAACTGACAATATTAACTCAGTTCCTACAACTGGGAGAGCAAAACCCTTCCCTATGTTGCTAAGTAAATCAGTAACTGTGAACCACACGCTGGAAAATAAGAATTACTTCAATTCTGCTGAAGTAGAcaataaagaagaaatgagCATTTCAGAACAGCTGCAACAGCTGAAG ATGCTGACTCAGCATGCTGACACCCGGAATCATATTGACCATCTGAGATTTAATCCCAAG ATACTTCCACAGTCAGACTTTCCAAATGCCAGCACTGCCATTTCCTCAGGAGACACTGGGACAGCACCTGGCATCACATTAGATGCTCCCATCCCTGTACAATCTACACATGGTTTGCTTAaagcaa GATTGCAGTCTGGAACAGCAGCATCAGCACTATCAGCAGCTGGTATGGTAGAAGCACAATGTCCAAATCCTTCTAATTCACTGCCAGAACAAACACTAGGAGAAAAGATGTCTCAAATACTAAAGGATCAGACAGATCAACTGACAAAGAAA GTAGAAGACTTCTCTAAGCATATGTCCCAAGAAACATCCTTTTTACATGACAAATATCTG GCATTAAATCAACTGAAAAGATACCTTGATGCCTTGGAAAGGAATTACTTAACAGCTAGAGAAAAGCACCATAACTTACAGCTGCAGAACTTCAAGGACAAGTCTATCAACATTGGAGAGTTTGATCCTGACAG AAGGGTGGAAGGGGGAATATTTAGACTTGGCATGCTGCTTGAAGACATTCAAGAACAAATGGAtcacagcaaacacagcctgTCATCTTTGCTGACTTCCTATGAATCTGCCTATTCATCACATTCTTTTTGTGAG AGCTCAGTGGTTTCAAGCATTGCTGATCCTCCAGAAAGAAGAGGTActgaaaatccatttctttACAAGAACCATGAGGGAGAAAAGAGTCCCACAACTGTAATCCCACAGACAAATCAACTTTATTTAGAAGGCAAAAACTGCTGTCTTTGTCCTCACAT aaatataaacatccaggaaagaaaaactggaacATCTCCACTCTTCAGTCAAAGAAAACCAACTGATTTATCAGATACCAACCTGA GCAGTGATTCAGAAGACATCTCAGTCTACGATTCTTATAATGATTCACAAAGCAAGGACCTTGTCAACTGTGACACTCAGAATTACAAATCATTAAATATGAGATTatgtggagagagaaaag GACTCGGATGCAGATGCCCCAGGGGAAGCAGAGATCAAGTTAAACTCAGGAATTACAAAGAGTCTGTTCAGTCTTGTGCCCTATGTAGAAATAAAAGTCCTGGTTCATCCT CttattcacagaaaagaatCTCCACAAAAAAGgctcaaaaaaataaacagccatGTGAACTCATAAACAGACTTTGTGAAAG GGAATCCTTTGAGGCTGCCAAAACCTGCTGTTCAAGCACATGCAATAAAATTCTTGTTTCACATCAGTACATCCCCAGCAAGAAGTTTGCCCAAAGCAAATCTGCAATCAGAAAGGCCAACGATTCCAATGCAAAT ATTTTAAGTTCTACTCTGGATCATGCCATACAGACAGCAAACAGTTTGAAGAAAGCTACAGAACGAATGGTACGAGCAGTTTCAGAAGATCTAGCTAAAGTCAAAAGAAAACCACTTTAG
- the AKNAD1 gene encoding protein AKNAD1 isoform X4, translated as METTKKCKPSDWMKTQMNNSFSDALGCSTDVTEEEQHELLYVEITHKYNNNSYHLNDSICTEDISGILNLMCSEDNKYTTANYAAYPQPEEFFSQHRSTEGTMGVSTEMPGSEASFKKEFPVGSSSKPDSKEHLTTSKMSNVLLRHFCEGELLSTCQLIECEMIPESSFTDSIDDTGSEPEPSEHLRGPSLQEQWATTFEEYHLEKHKEILPQSDFPNASTAISSGDTGTAPGITLDAPIPVQSTHGLLKARLQSGTAASALSAAGMVEAQCPNPSNSLPEQTLGEKMSQILKDQTDQLTKKVEDFSKHMSQETSFLHDKYLALNQLKRYLDALERNYLTAREKHHNLQLQNFKDKSINIGEFDPDRRVEGGIFRLGMLLEDIQEQMDHSKHSLSSLLTSYESAYSSHSFCESSVVSSIADPPERRGTENPFLYKNHEGEKSPTTVIPQTNQLYLEGKNCCLCPHININIQERKTGTSPLFSQRKPTDLSDTNLSSDSEDISVYDSYNDSQSKDLVNCDTQNYKSLNMRLCGERKGLGCRCPRGSRDQVKLRNYKESVQSCALCRNKSPGSSSYSQKRISTKKAQKNKQPCELINRLCERESFEAAKTCCSSTCNKILVSHQYIPSKKFAQSKSAIRKANDSNANILSSTLDHAIQTANSLKKATERMVRAVSEDLAKVKRKPL; from the exons ATGGAGACCACAAAGAAGTGCAAACCATCAGACTGGATGAAAACTCAAATGAATAATTCATTTTCAGATGCATTAGGCTGTAGCACGGATGTAACTGAAGAGGAACAACATGAATTACTTTATGTAGAAATAAcacataaatataataataattcttaTCATTTGAATGACAGTATTTGTACAGAAGATATTTCTGGTATTTTAAACCTAATGTGTTCTGAAGATAACAAATACACAACAGCAAATTATGCAGCTTATCCACAGCCTGAAGAATTCTTCAGTCAGCATAGAAGCACCGAAGGAACAATGGGAGTTTCAACTGAAATGCCTGGAAGTGAAGCTTCCTTTAAGAAGGAATTCCCTGTCGGTAGTTCCAGTAAACCAGACAGCAAAGAACATTTAACTACCTCAAAGATGTCCAATGTCCTCCTGCGTCATTTTTGTGAGGGAGAGTTACTGAGCACATGCCAGTTAATTGAATGTGAGATGATACCAGAGTCATCCTTCACTGACAGTATCGATGACACTGGGAGCGAACCTGAGCCTTCAGAACACCTCAGAGGCCCTTCACTGCAGGAACAGTGGGCAACTACCTTTGAAGAATATCACttagaaaagcacaaagag ATACTTCCACAGTCAGACTTTCCAAATGCCAGCACTGCCATTTCCTCAGGAGACACTGGGACAGCACCTGGCATCACATTAGATGCTCCCATCCCTGTACAATCTACACATGGTTTGCTTAaagcaa GATTGCAGTCTGGAACAGCAGCATCAGCACTATCAGCAGCTGGTATGGTAGAAGCACAATGTCCAAATCCTTCTAATTCACTGCCAGAACAAACACTAGGAGAAAAGATGTCTCAAATACTAAAGGATCAGACAGATCAACTGACAAAGAAA GTAGAAGACTTCTCTAAGCATATGTCCCAAGAAACATCCTTTTTACATGACAAATATCTG GCATTAAATCAACTGAAAAGATACCTTGATGCCTTGGAAAGGAATTACTTAACAGCTAGAGAAAAGCACCATAACTTACAGCTGCAGAACTTCAAGGACAAGTCTATCAACATTGGAGAGTTTGATCCTGACAG AAGGGTGGAAGGGGGAATATTTAGACTTGGCATGCTGCTTGAAGACATTCAAGAACAAATGGAtcacagcaaacacagcctgTCATCTTTGCTGACTTCCTATGAATCTGCCTATTCATCACATTCTTTTTGTGAG AGCTCAGTGGTTTCAAGCATTGCTGATCCTCCAGAAAGAAGAGGTActgaaaatccatttctttACAAGAACCATGAGGGAGAAAAGAGTCCCACAACTGTAATCCCACAGACAAATCAACTTTATTTAGAAGGCAAAAACTGCTGTCTTTGTCCTCACAT aaatataaacatccaggaaagaaaaactggaacATCTCCACTCTTCAGTCAAAGAAAACCAACTGATTTATCAGATACCAACCTGA GCAGTGATTCAGAAGACATCTCAGTCTACGATTCTTATAATGATTCACAAAGCAAGGACCTTGTCAACTGTGACACTCAGAATTACAAATCATTAAATATGAGATTatgtggagagagaaaag GACTCGGATGCAGATGCCCCAGGGGAAGCAGAGATCAAGTTAAACTCAGGAATTACAAAGAGTCTGTTCAGTCTTGTGCCCTATGTAGAAATAAAAGTCCTGGTTCATCCT CttattcacagaaaagaatCTCCACAAAAAAGgctcaaaaaaataaacagccatGTGAACTCATAAACAGACTTTGTGAAAG GGAATCCTTTGAGGCTGCCAAAACCTGCTGTTCAAGCACATGCAATAAAATTCTTGTTTCACATCAGTACATCCCCAGCAAGAAGTTTGCCCAAAGCAAATCTGCAATCAGAAAGGCCAACGATTCCAATGCAAAT ATTTTAAGTTCTACTCTGGATCATGCCATACAGACAGCAAACAGTTTGAAGAAAGCTACAGAACGAATGGTACGAGCAGTTTCAGAAGATCTAGCTAAAGTCAAAAGAAAACCACTTTAG
- the AKNAD1 gene encoding protein AKNAD1 isoform X3, whose amino-acid sequence METTKKCKPSDWMKTQMNNSFSDALGCSTDVTEEEQHELLYVEITHKYNNNSYHLNDSICTEDISGILNLMCSEDNKYTTANYAAYPQPEEFFSQHRSTEGTMGVSTEMPGSEASFKKEFPVGSSSKPDSKEHLTTSKMSNVLLRHFCEGELLSTCQLIECEMIPESSFTDSIDDTGSEPEPSEHLRGPSLQEQWATTFEEYHLEKHKEMLTQHADTRNHIDHLRFNPKILPQSDFPNASTAISSGDTGTAPGITLDAPIPVQSTHGLLKARLQSGTAASALSAAGMVEAQCPNPSNSLPEQTLGEKMSQILKDQTDQLTKKVEDFSKHMSQETSFLHDKYLALNQLKRYLDALERNYLTAREKHHNLQLQNFKDKSINIGEFDPDRRVEGGIFRLGMLLEDIQEQMDHSKHSLSSLLTSYESAYSSHSFCESSVVSSIADPPERRGTENPFLYKNHEGEKSPTTVIPQTNQLYLEGKNCCLCPHININIQERKTGTSPLFSQRKPTDLSDTNLSSDSEDISVYDSYNDSQSKDLVNCDTQNYKSLNMRLCGERKGLGCRCPRGSRDQVKLRNYKESVQSCALCRNKSPGSSSYSQKRISTKKAQKNKQPCELINRLCERESFEAAKTCCSSTCNKILVSHQYIPSKKFAQSKSAIRKANDSNANILSSTLDHAIQTANSLKKATERMVRAVSEDLAKVKRKPL is encoded by the exons ATGGAGACCACAAAGAAGTGCAAACCATCAGACTGGATGAAAACTCAAATGAATAATTCATTTTCAGATGCATTAGGCTGTAGCACGGATGTAACTGAAGAGGAACAACATGAATTACTTTATGTAGAAATAAcacataaatataataataattcttaTCATTTGAATGACAGTATTTGTACAGAAGATATTTCTGGTATTTTAAACCTAATGTGTTCTGAAGATAACAAATACACAACAGCAAATTATGCAGCTTATCCACAGCCTGAAGAATTCTTCAGTCAGCATAGAAGCACCGAAGGAACAATGGGAGTTTCAACTGAAATGCCTGGAAGTGAAGCTTCCTTTAAGAAGGAATTCCCTGTCGGTAGTTCCAGTAAACCAGACAGCAAAGAACATTTAACTACCTCAAAGATGTCCAATGTCCTCCTGCGTCATTTTTGTGAGGGAGAGTTACTGAGCACATGCCAGTTAATTGAATGTGAGATGATACCAGAGTCATCCTTCACTGACAGTATCGATGACACTGGGAGCGAACCTGAGCCTTCAGAACACCTCAGAGGCCCTTCACTGCAGGAACAGTGGGCAACTACCTTTGAAGAATATCACttagaaaagcacaaagag ATGCTGACTCAGCATGCTGACACCCGGAATCATATTGACCATCTGAGATTTAATCCCAAG ATACTTCCACAGTCAGACTTTCCAAATGCCAGCACTGCCATTTCCTCAGGAGACACTGGGACAGCACCTGGCATCACATTAGATGCTCCCATCCCTGTACAATCTACACATGGTTTGCTTAaagcaa GATTGCAGTCTGGAACAGCAGCATCAGCACTATCAGCAGCTGGTATGGTAGAAGCACAATGTCCAAATCCTTCTAATTCACTGCCAGAACAAACACTAGGAGAAAAGATGTCTCAAATACTAAAGGATCAGACAGATCAACTGACAAAGAAA GTAGAAGACTTCTCTAAGCATATGTCCCAAGAAACATCCTTTTTACATGACAAATATCTG GCATTAAATCAACTGAAAAGATACCTTGATGCCTTGGAAAGGAATTACTTAACAGCTAGAGAAAAGCACCATAACTTACAGCTGCAGAACTTCAAGGACAAGTCTATCAACATTGGAGAGTTTGATCCTGACAG AAGGGTGGAAGGGGGAATATTTAGACTTGGCATGCTGCTTGAAGACATTCAAGAACAAATGGAtcacagcaaacacagcctgTCATCTTTGCTGACTTCCTATGAATCTGCCTATTCATCACATTCTTTTTGTGAG AGCTCAGTGGTTTCAAGCATTGCTGATCCTCCAGAAAGAAGAGGTActgaaaatccatttctttACAAGAACCATGAGGGAGAAAAGAGTCCCACAACTGTAATCCCACAGACAAATCAACTTTATTTAGAAGGCAAAAACTGCTGTCTTTGTCCTCACAT aaatataaacatccaggaaagaaaaactggaacATCTCCACTCTTCAGTCAAAGAAAACCAACTGATTTATCAGATACCAACCTGA GCAGTGATTCAGAAGACATCTCAGTCTACGATTCTTATAATGATTCACAAAGCAAGGACCTTGTCAACTGTGACACTCAGAATTACAAATCATTAAATATGAGATTatgtggagagagaaaag GACTCGGATGCAGATGCCCCAGGGGAAGCAGAGATCAAGTTAAACTCAGGAATTACAAAGAGTCTGTTCAGTCTTGTGCCCTATGTAGAAATAAAAGTCCTGGTTCATCCT CttattcacagaaaagaatCTCCACAAAAAAGgctcaaaaaaataaacagccatGTGAACTCATAAACAGACTTTGTGAAAG GGAATCCTTTGAGGCTGCCAAAACCTGCTGTTCAAGCACATGCAATAAAATTCTTGTTTCACATCAGTACATCCCCAGCAAGAAGTTTGCCCAAAGCAAATCTGCAATCAGAAAGGCCAACGATTCCAATGCAAAT ATTTTAAGTTCTACTCTGGATCATGCCATACAGACAGCAAACAGTTTGAAGAAAGCTACAGAACGAATGGTACGAGCAGTTTCAGAAGATCTAGCTAAAGTCAAAAGAAAACCACTTTAG
- the AKNAD1 gene encoding protein AKNAD1 isoform X2 encodes METTKKCKPSDWMKTQMNNSFSDALGCSTDVTEEEQHELLYVEITHKYNNNSYHLNDSICTEDISGILNLMCSEDNKYTTANYAAYPQPEEFFSQHRSTEGTMGVSTEMPGSEASFKKEFPVGSSSKPDSKEHLTTSKMSNVLLRHFCEGELLSTCQLIECEMIPESSFTDSIDDTGSEPEPSEHLRGPSLQEQWATTFEEYHLEKHKEVNSGGKNKNVLSENRPVSKKPCTGKCGCRQENSQLINDNEPTHTFQNMKDERGLFKKTVSPCKLQYGQGQTHCCLPDFYEVASEVKVPKRTDNINSVPTTGRAKPFPMLLSKSVTVNHTLENKNYFNSAEVDNKEEMSISEQLQQLKILPQSDFPNASTAISSGDTGTAPGITLDAPIPVQSTHGLLKARLQSGTAASALSAAGMVEAQCPNPSNSLPEQTLGEKMSQILKDQTDQLTKKVEDFSKHMSQETSFLHDKYLALNQLKRYLDALERNYLTAREKHHNLQLQNFKDKSINIGEFDPDRRVEGGIFRLGMLLEDIQEQMDHSKHSLSSLLTSYESAYSSHSFCESSVVSSIADPPERRGTENPFLYKNHEGEKSPTTVIPQTNQLYLEGKNCCLCPHININIQERKTGTSPLFSQRKPTDLSDTNLSSDSEDISVYDSYNDSQSKDLVNCDTQNYKSLNMRLCGERKGLGCRCPRGSRDQVKLRNYKESVQSCALCRNKSPGSSSYSQKRISTKKAQKNKQPCELINRLCERESFEAAKTCCSSTCNKILVSHQYIPSKKFAQSKSAIRKANDSNANILSSTLDHAIQTANSLKKATERMVRAVSEDLAKVKRKPL; translated from the exons ATGGAGACCACAAAGAAGTGCAAACCATCAGACTGGATGAAAACTCAAATGAATAATTCATTTTCAGATGCATTAGGCTGTAGCACGGATGTAACTGAAGAGGAACAACATGAATTACTTTATGTAGAAATAAcacataaatataataataattcttaTCATTTGAATGACAGTATTTGTACAGAAGATATTTCTGGTATTTTAAACCTAATGTGTTCTGAAGATAACAAATACACAACAGCAAATTATGCAGCTTATCCACAGCCTGAAGAATTCTTCAGTCAGCATAGAAGCACCGAAGGAACAATGGGAGTTTCAACTGAAATGCCTGGAAGTGAAGCTTCCTTTAAGAAGGAATTCCCTGTCGGTAGTTCCAGTAAACCAGACAGCAAAGAACATTTAACTACCTCAAAGATGTCCAATGTCCTCCTGCGTCATTTTTGTGAGGGAGAGTTACTGAGCACATGCCAGTTAATTGAATGTGAGATGATACCAGAGTCATCCTTCACTGACAGTATCGATGACACTGGGAGCGAACCTGAGCCTTCAGAACACCTCAGAGGCCCTTCACTGCAGGAACAGTGGGCAACTACCTTTGAAGAATATCACttagaaaagcacaaagaggTAAACTCTggtggtaaaaataaaaatgtgttaagTGAAAATAGACCTGTTTCAAAGAAACCTTGCACTGGTAAGTGTGGGTGCAGACAAGAAAATTCACAGCTGATTAATGACAATGAACCTACACACACCTTTCAAAACATGAAAGATGAGAGAGGCCTGTTTAAGAAAACAGTTTCACCTTGCAAGCTCCAATATGGCCAAGGTCAAACTCACTGTTGCCTTCCTGATTTCTATGAAGTTGCTTCAGAAGTAAAAGTACCAAAAAGAACTGACAATATTAACTCAGTTCCTACAACTGGGAGAGCAAAACCCTTCCCTATGTTGCTAAGTAAATCAGTAACTGTGAACCACACGCTGGAAAATAAGAATTACTTCAATTCTGCTGAAGTAGAcaataaagaagaaatgagCATTTCAGAACAGCTGCAACAGCTGAAG ATACTTCCACAGTCAGACTTTCCAAATGCCAGCACTGCCATTTCCTCAGGAGACACTGGGACAGCACCTGGCATCACATTAGATGCTCCCATCCCTGTACAATCTACACATGGTTTGCTTAaagcaa GATTGCAGTCTGGAACAGCAGCATCAGCACTATCAGCAGCTGGTATGGTAGAAGCACAATGTCCAAATCCTTCTAATTCACTGCCAGAACAAACACTAGGAGAAAAGATGTCTCAAATACTAAAGGATCAGACAGATCAACTGACAAAGAAA GTAGAAGACTTCTCTAAGCATATGTCCCAAGAAACATCCTTTTTACATGACAAATATCTG GCATTAAATCAACTGAAAAGATACCTTGATGCCTTGGAAAGGAATTACTTAACAGCTAGAGAAAAGCACCATAACTTACAGCTGCAGAACTTCAAGGACAAGTCTATCAACATTGGAGAGTTTGATCCTGACAG AAGGGTGGAAGGGGGAATATTTAGACTTGGCATGCTGCTTGAAGACATTCAAGAACAAATGGAtcacagcaaacacagcctgTCATCTTTGCTGACTTCCTATGAATCTGCCTATTCATCACATTCTTTTTGTGAG AGCTCAGTGGTTTCAAGCATTGCTGATCCTCCAGAAAGAAGAGGTActgaaaatccatttctttACAAGAACCATGAGGGAGAAAAGAGTCCCACAACTGTAATCCCACAGACAAATCAACTTTATTTAGAAGGCAAAAACTGCTGTCTTTGTCCTCACAT aaatataaacatccaggaaagaaaaactggaacATCTCCACTCTTCAGTCAAAGAAAACCAACTGATTTATCAGATACCAACCTGA GCAGTGATTCAGAAGACATCTCAGTCTACGATTCTTATAATGATTCACAAAGCAAGGACCTTGTCAACTGTGACACTCAGAATTACAAATCATTAAATATGAGATTatgtggagagagaaaag GACTCGGATGCAGATGCCCCAGGGGAAGCAGAGATCAAGTTAAACTCAGGAATTACAAAGAGTCTGTTCAGTCTTGTGCCCTATGTAGAAATAAAAGTCCTGGTTCATCCT CttattcacagaaaagaatCTCCACAAAAAAGgctcaaaaaaataaacagccatGTGAACTCATAAACAGACTTTGTGAAAG GGAATCCTTTGAGGCTGCCAAAACCTGCTGTTCAAGCACATGCAATAAAATTCTTGTTTCACATCAGTACATCCCCAGCAAGAAGTTTGCCCAAAGCAAATCTGCAATCAGAAAGGCCAACGATTCCAATGCAAAT ATTTTAAGTTCTACTCTGGATCATGCCATACAGACAGCAAACAGTTTGAAGAAAGCTACAGAACGAATGGTACGAGCAGTTTCAGAAGATCTAGCTAAAGTCAAAAGAAAACCACTTTAG